The Anabaena sp. PCC 7108 region GAATTAGAACAGATTACTGCATCTGCGGACAGTAAAACCCGCCACGCTGATAAATTATTTCAAGTGTGGTTATTAGATAATCAAGAGGTTTGGATATTAATTCATGTAGAAGTACAAAGTCAATATGATAAAGAATTTTCCCAAAGAATGTTTATCTACAACTATCGAGCTTTTGATTTATATCAAAAAACCGTGATTAGTTTAGCCATACTAGGGGATGAAACTAAAAGTTGGCGACCTAGTTCTTACCAGTATGGTTTAGGAAGTAGTCAATTAATCTTTAATTTTTCTATCGTCAAGCTTCTAGATTATCAATGGGAGGAGTTAGAGCAAAGTAATAATATTTTTGCTATAGTGGTAATGGCACATTTAAGGACTAAAGCCACTAACAGCAATTTGTCAGCTAGGGAACAGTGGAAATGGAACTTAGCTAGATTACTTTATGAAAGAGGTTATAACCGTAAAGAAATTGTTGATTTGTATAAGGTCATTGATTTAATGATGGCTTTATCTGAAAACTTGCAATTAAGTTTTGAAGAAAAATTAGCTCATTATCAGGAGGAACGAAAAATGCCACTGTTAACTAACATCGAAAACAGGACTATAAAAGAAACTCGAAAACAAGATATTTTTGATTTACTGGTTAGTCGTTTTGGTAAGTTACCCGAAAATCTGACAGAAGATATTGGAAAAATTCAGGATGTAAATATTTTAAAACAACTTCTAATATCAACAATTAGCATTAGTTCTTTAGAAGAATTTGCACAGCTTGTTAATTCTAATTTACCAGAATCAGATTAATAGATGTAGGTTGGGTTAAGCAACAGCCCAACCGAATAAAAGTATTGATAAGGTTGATTGAATTTGTGCAACAGGTTGTTGCCTAAATTCTTTGGGGTGATAATATCCGCATTTTAGATACTACTGGTGACGGGTTTGGGGATAATTGGGGTTATATACTTTATCAAGTGCAGCGTAACGGGCTGCAAATATCGCCTGTGCCAAACGCTCCCGGTCTAG contains the following coding sequences:
- a CDS encoding Rpn family recombination-promoting nuclease/putative transposase, which gives rise to MTEITANYDETWKEAIGDYFDSFLAFFYPEIYQQIDWTKPPISLDKELEQITASADSKTRHADKLFQVWLLDNQEVWILIHVEVQSQYDKEFSQRMFIYNYRAFDLYQKTVISLAILGDETKSWRPSSYQYGLGSSQLIFNFSIVKLLDYQWEELEQSNNIFAIVVMAHLRTKATNSNLSAREQWKWNLARLLYERGYNRKEIVDLYKVIDLMMALSENLQLSFEEKLAHYQEERKMPLLTNIENRTIKETRKQDIFDLLVSRFGKLPENLTEDIGKIQDVNILKQLLISTISISSLEEFAQLVNSNLPESD